A single region of the Sorghum bicolor cultivar BTx623 chromosome 7, Sorghum_bicolor_NCBIv3, whole genome shotgun sequence genome encodes:
- the LOC8067818 gene encoding phospholipase A1-Ibeta2, chloroplastic has translation MSTAAAPPSLSLHRPAVTAAARVAAAPSNNAAHLASLDKLFRNRGGVESAAPAVEPVVAATATQQRRQQPLLRLPSFLTRTGAARGGEDSSLSAPALSPRRLERLLQPVAPDGPSPRGNIAAAWRRLHGEDGWRGLLDPLHPDLRREIVRYGEFVDAAYGAFLSRPDTEPGGRRARVPLQDVAYRVTAPLFANSSVGLPTWLAAVAPCAAQRTSLVGYVAVCDSPAEIRRMGRRDIVIALRGTCTVLEWAENVRAGLVPATHHDSAAGASPDTSNAKVECGFWNLYKTAGERSPSLSEMVVSEVRRLLEKYKGEEVSITVTGHSLGAALAVLIADELAGGVAARARAPVAVFSFGGPRVGNRAFAARVEARGARVLRVVNAHDVVPRFPPGLPLPGYADVGRELRLDSRASPYLRPDADAACCHDLEAYIHLVDGFVGSHCPFRDNAKRSILRLVKNQGGNVKQLYMSKAKDMRIQLDGGGGGGADMAGSMLGRVDMPGAASTVVECVH, from the coding sequence ATGTCCaccgccgcggcgccgccgtCACTCTCCCTGCACCGCCCAGCGGTGACCGCCGCCGCGAGAGTCGCCGCGGCACCGAGCAACAACGCCGCGCACCTCGCCAGCCTCGACAAGCTCTTCCGGAACCGCGGCGGCGTCGAGAGCGCGGCGCCGGCCGTGGAGCCGGTggtcgccgccaccgccacgcaGCAGCGGAGGCAGCAGCCGCTGCTGCGGCTCCCGTCGTTCCTCACGCGGACCGGGGCGGCCAGGGGCGGCGAGGACTCGTCGTTGTCCGCGCCCGCGCTGTCGCCGCGCCGGCTCGAGCGCCTCCTCCAGCCCGTGGCGCCCGACGGCCCGTCGCCGCGCGGGAACATCGCGGCGGCGTGGCGACGCCTGCACGGCGAGGATGGCTGGCGCGGCCTGCTGGACCCGCTGCACCCGGACCTCCGCCGCGAGATCGTTCGGTACGGCGAGTTCGTCGACGCCGCCTACGGCGCCTTCCTGTCCCGCCCGGACACCGAGCCgggcggccgccgcgcgcgcgtcCCGCTCCAGGACGTCGCCTACCGGGTCACCGCGCCGCTCTTCGCCAACTCCTCCGTCGGCCTCCCCACCTGGCTCGCCGCCGTCGCGCCGTGCGCCGCGCAGCGGACCAGCCTCGTCGGCTACGTCGCCGTCTGCGATAGCCCCGCGGAGATACGGCGGATGGGCCGCCGCGACATCGTCATCGCGCTCCGTGGCACCTGCACCGTCCTCGAGTGGGCCGAGAACGTGCGCGCGGGCCTCGTCCCGGCCACCCACCATGACTCCGCCGCCGGAGCTTCACCAGACACGTCCAACGCCAAGGTAGAATGCGGCTTCTGGAACCTCTACAAGACCGCCGGCGAACGGTCCCCGAGCTTGTCGGAGATGGTCGTGTCCGAGGTGCGGAGGCTGCTGGAGAAGTACAAGGGCGAGGAGGTGAGCATCACGGTGACGGGGCACAGCCTGGGCGCCGCGCTGGCGGTGCTGATCGcggacgagctcgccggaggcgTCGCGGCACGCGCGAGGGCGCCGGTGGCGGTGTTCTCCTTCGGCGGGCCGCGGGTGGGCAACCGCGCGTTCGCGGCGCGCGTGGAGGCGCGGGGCGCGCGCGTGCTCCGCGTCGTGAACGCGCACGACGTCGTGCCGCGGTTCCCGCCGGGACTCCCGCTCCCGGGCTACGCCGACGTCGGAcgcgagctccgcctcgacagCCGCGCGTCGCCGTACCTCCggcccgacgccgacgccgcgtGCTGCCACGACCTGGAGGCGTACATCCACCTCGTCGACGGCTTCGTCGGCTCGCATTGCCCGTTCAGGGACAACGCCAAGCGCAGCATCCTGCGCCTCGTCAAGAACCAGGGCGGCAACGTCAAGCAGCTGTACATGAGCAAGGCCAAGGACATGCGAATCCagctcgacggcggcggaggcggaggcgccgACATGGCCGGGTCTATGCTCGGCCGCGTCGACATGCCCGGCGCGGCGAGCACCGTGGTGGAGTGTGTGCACTGA